GCGCCGACTGGCCGCACGCTGGCAAAGCCAGTAGATGTAGTTCTCGTAGATAACGTCGGAGTTCCAGAGGAACCCGGACAGGGCGTGGTCGCCGCTGGCGTGGTGAACGCCTGAACCTTCGAGGAGCAGCAGTCCGACGACCCGCGCGGCCTCGAGCCCCTGGTGCTGGATGCCGAGCGAGATGCGCTGGGCGTCGAGCAGGTGTGGCGGCTGCCTCCCGACGTGGGACAGACCAGCCGCGATCTCGCGTACCGCCCGGGCACGGCCAGGTGCTATTACCGTTGCGGCGAGGCACTCGGCCGACCAGCGCAGCAGCCGAGCCAATGGGGTGTCATCGGTCAGCAGATCAGCGACGTAAGGGAGATCCCACGGGCGCGCCACCCACTCACCCAGCCTCGCGAGGTCCAGACTGCCGCGCAGCGTGCCGCCGGTTGACTGCTCGGTCAGGTAACCGCGAGGCAGACCGCGAGCAGCACCCCTGGCGTAGGACGCGAGAAACATTTCGGCGAGAAGGTCGGGCATGGACAGCGACTCGAGCTCGTGCGCAGAGGTGAGGTTGTCATCGACATGGCCACCTTCGACAACGGTAAGAATGCGCCACAGGACCGTCTGCCAGCTGTCGTCGGCGGCGCTTAAGAACTTGGGCGCGATCTCGATGTCGGTGCCACCGACACGAACGACGCCGGTGACGGCTTCGGCTCGCAGCTTGACCAGGCCGTCGCCGATGTCTTCCACCCGGATGGGGTCACCGGAGAGACCCAATGCCCTCTTCCAACGCTTGTTCGCCTCAGCGAGCGCCCGGAGGTCGAGGTCTTCTGCGTGACGTACGACGGGTGCGCCGTACTCCTGGAGCTCGATGGGCAGCGGGGCCGTCAGCGTGTCAGCCACCTGAACGACCTCTTGACGACGTCGATGTCGAGTTCGCTGACCCGGACCGGTTCGAGGGTGCGGGATTCAACCGTGCCGCCCTTAGCCGTCCGCAATGTCCAGGCGTACTCGCCGGCCGGCGGTGCGGTATCGACATGTAGAAGGTCCATCAGCTGCTCGGGTCGGCCGGAGTAGCGGTCCTCGAGCTGGGGGAAGAGGACGTCGTCCCACGTCTTGGCGAGGCTCCGCCAGGCGTCCTTCTCCTCGACTGGCTGGGTGGTCCGGCCGGCGGCTGGCTTGATTGCCTCCACGGGCGTGAGAAGGCCGTGGCCGAGCTCGAACTCGGGGCCGAGGTCGGAAGCGATGGCGACGTTGAGGCGGTCGAGCAGGAGGTAGGCCGTCTCGAACGGGCTGAGCTCCTCCCAGTTGTCCTCGGTCGGCGTCGGGATTGCGGTCTTGTCCATGCCCCAGTGCTCGACCAGGACGTCAAGGTTGGGGCGCATCTCGATCCGGTCAAACCGGCGCGCCAGGGCGCTGTCGATGGGGACGGCTGCCCGGTCGACGCTGTTCATCGTCGCCACAATGTAGACGTGCTTGGGGAACGTGAAACCCTCAGGGATCTTCGTCGCCTTGCCACCCGGGCGCAGCAGCTCCTCGCTCTCGCCGTCGTCATAGGTCAGCTGCCGAAGTGGCACCGGGAGAGGCACCGTGCCACCGTCGCGATAGTCGAAGTCAAGGAACGTCATGAACTCGCCGAAGATGCGGGCAGCGTTTCCTCGGTTGATCTCGTCGATGAAGATCACGACCGACTTGTACGGCGACTCGGAATCCTCGAGCTCAAG
This genomic interval from Nocardioides euryhalodurans contains the following:
- a CDS encoding 5-methylcytosine restriction system specificity protein McrC, which encodes MADTLTAPLPIELQEYGAPVVRHAEDLDLRALAEANKRWKRALGLSGDPIRVEDIGDGLVKLRAEAVTGVVRVGGTDIEIAPKFLSAADDSWQTVLWRILTVVEGGHVDDNLTSAHELESLSMPDLLAEMFLASYARGAARGLPRGYLTEQSTGGTLRGSLDLARLGEWVARPWDLPYVADLLTDDTPLARLLRWSAECLAATVIAPGRARAVREIAAGLSHVGRQPPHLLDAQRISLGIQHQGLEAARVVGLLLLEGSGVHHASGDHALSGFLWNSDVIYENYIYWLCQRAASRRGERVNKGAVKFGEVIAGEGSKLETTPDVVFRDAQGTPVAVTDSKYKRLGTRPKAPDTYQVLTAGHVLGCQRISLTYPVAQDREPTVWRVSSALGGKDVELTALPLNLMSLARPEGPQALIDSVVSWLDGDLFATQQSGLDDGAAGADESS
- a CDS encoding AAA family ATPase; translation: MADKIDDILSSWGAGRNALLYGPPATGKTRLISELFQALNTPPEAHRGILFDPNDKETPFSRPEQEITIPQPIKVVWTTFHQSYGYEDFVLGLRPKITTEGTRLQPWAGVFLDAALELEDSESPYKSVVIFIDEINRGNAARIFGEFMTFLDFDYRDGGTVPLPVPLRQLTYDDGESEELLRPGGKATKIPEGFTFPKHVYIVATMNSVDRAAVPIDSALARRFDRIEMRPNLDVLVEHWGMDKTAIPTPTEDNWEELSPFETAYLLLDRLNVAIASDLGPEFELGHGLLTPVEAIKPAAGRTTQPVEEKDAWRSLAKTWDDVLFPQLEDRYSGRPEQLMDLLHVDTAPPAGEYAWTLRTAKGGTVESRTLEPVRVSELDIDVVKRSFRWLTR